The genome window TTTTAGATAGTAAAAAAAACCACAGTGGTTTAGTTTATATTAGAACTAGAAAAGAAGCCGAAAATATTTCCCATTATCTTCATCAAAAAGGTTACAATAATTATTCCTACCATGGTGGTTTACCTAGCAACCTAAGAAGAAAAATAGAACAAGATTGGTTAGAAGAAAAAGTAAAATTTGTGGTTTGTACCAATGCTTTTGGGATGGGTATTAACAAAGCAAATTTACGATGGATAATCCATTATCAAGTACCTCTATTATTGTCCGATTATCTTCAAGAAATAGGAAGGGGAGGACGAGATGGAAAACCTAGCCAAGCCCTAAGTATTATCAGCGAATTTACGGGATTATTTGATCCCACTGACAAAAAAACACGGGCTTTTTTCCTTGCCCAAACTTTAAAATATTACCAAGAAACAGAAGTATTAATAACAAAACTATCTAATAAATCTCACCATTCAATGACTGACAACAATCAATTATATTTGGGCATATTAACCACAGCAAAACAATTAAAATGGTTAAATCCTTTTGAGTATAAACTATGTTTAAACGAGCCTGAAAAGGTAATAAAAAAGATGATTCATCATGAAAAACAGTTAATGATGCAAATGAAGGATTATTTAACTACTAAGCATTGTCGCTGGGCTTTTTTATTGGGAGTTTTTAATAATAATTTAAATCCCTCTTTTCGTTGTGGTGTCTGTGACAATTGCACCAAAAGGTAATTAAGAATTAAGAATAATGAGGTTGTACTATTTTTAAGTTTGTCTTATTAATAGTGGCTTTACTTGACAAGCATTTTGACTTTATCATCAAACCTTATTTAATACTTCTTTCAATTCATCTAAATGAAGAGGCTTAGTGAGATAGTCATTCATTCCTGCTTGAAGACAAATATTTTTGTCCCCTTCCATGGCATTAGCTGTCATAGCTATAATATGAGGCTGATGGGTGCTATTTTGCCTAATCCAACGAGTTGCCTCTAAACCATTCATTTCTGGCATTTGTATA of Cyanobacterium sp. HL-69 contains these proteins:
- the recQ gene encoding ATP-dependent DNA helicase RecQ encodes the protein MVSELNLLRGKLKTIWGYDDFRYPQSQVMESLLAKKDCLVVMPTGGGKSICFQLPALLQDGLTLVVSPLIALMENQVRELKGKGLAADFLHGEMARGDRTGVIYRLEQQQLKLLYLSPETLLSPPIWQIISRPDLVINSLIIDEAHCLVQWGKTFRPSYTRLGTIRPSLLSVKHNHPLMAIACFTATADLPTQKIITDTLGLINPQKFILSPYRQNLQLKVKQIWTPKARKQELIKFLDSKKNHSGLVYIRTRKEAENISHYLHQKGYNNYSYHGGLPSNLRRKIEQDWLEEKVKFVVCTNAFGMGINKANLRWIIHYQVPLLLSDYLQEIGRGGRDGKPSQALSIISEFTGLFDPTDKKTRAFFLAQTLKYYQETEVLITKLSNKSHHSMTDNNQLYLGILTTAKQLKWLNPFEYKLCLNEPEKVIKKMIHHEKQLMMQMKDYLTTKHCRWAFLLGVFNNNLNPSFRCGVCDNCTKR